The following proteins are encoded in a genomic region of Shinella zoogloeoides:
- a CDS encoding LysM peptidoglycan-binding domain-containing protein — MMKNKTGLVALIVLAAATLLMVFFVLPNMNKEKPAQTPVASLAEKPVEGGGDTRTTDGKQARATGEQPAAGTASSGDATATAAATQETAKADATPAESSADPTAGWVTPAFDLLRVEPDGSTVIAGRGQPNTRLEIRNGETVVATTDIGPSGDFAAVFDHPLAAGDYQLTLNTKDDKGDTKTSEEVATVSVPKDGSGELLAMVSKPGEASRLITMPEAAQKATGEVASATGEVPLATGGQTVTGGEAASAQPTGEGTQPAADTADAAAKAQARVSAVELEGERMFVAGTAKPNALVRIYADDKLVGEAKADEAGRYVIDGKIVLSVGRHTVRADVMNADGSKVDFRASVPFDRPEGEQVAVVAQENAATDAGPGLGLIGGGTFDKLRTEADKALALLKGLYADGRVPSAEELAAARSATEIALKSLAEFKPGEEEGEAARQMAAKASAAAASALTRLHALPPDAAAVGEALGSIETAVADALAPAIEKAHDAAGNVTAAADNSIEALAGQATALQQQFVALFADGRNATAAEIQTGRTALESALMRLTGFVPPADTAADVKAAIEELKGWAATALDRLAAVPAGAGKEAYQQALVALEGMPSLTAAANAVATATQGAAAATDGSAATNGATATDGAAAGEGASTAAGTESGAASGGQPAASAGGEAVAGEPETVEQAPLKESKTSVIIRRGDTLWQISRRIYGKGVRYTTIYLANEDQIANPDRIIPGQVFGVPDKTMETDAEAEKMHRKHMRGN, encoded by the coding sequence ATGATGAAGAACAAGACCGGCCTGGTGGCCTTGATCGTGCTGGCGGCGGCAACGCTGCTCATGGTTTTCTTCGTGCTGCCCAACATGAACAAGGAAAAGCCCGCGCAAACGCCGGTCGCATCGCTTGCCGAAAAGCCGGTCGAGGGCGGCGGCGATACCAGGACGACGGACGGCAAGCAGGCCCGCGCGACGGGTGAGCAGCCCGCGGCCGGCACGGCTTCCAGCGGCGATGCCACTGCCACGGCCGCCGCGACGCAGGAAACCGCCAAGGCCGACGCCACCCCCGCCGAGTCTTCGGCCGATCCCACGGCCGGCTGGGTCACGCCTGCCTTCGATCTCCTGCGTGTCGAGCCGGACGGCTCCACGGTGATCGCCGGCCGCGGCCAGCCGAACACCAGGCTGGAGATCCGCAACGGCGAGACGGTCGTCGCCACGACCGATATCGGTCCCTCGGGCGATTTCGCCGCCGTGTTCGACCATCCGCTCGCCGCCGGCGACTACCAGCTCACGCTGAACACCAAGGACGACAAGGGCGATACGAAGACCTCCGAGGAGGTCGCGACTGTTTCCGTGCCGAAGGACGGCAGCGGCGAGCTGCTCGCCATGGTCTCGAAGCCCGGCGAGGCGAGCCGGCTGATCACGATGCCGGAAGCCGCGCAGAAGGCGACCGGCGAAGTCGCATCCGCCACGGGCGAGGTGCCGCTGGCCACCGGCGGGCAGACCGTGACCGGAGGCGAAGCCGCCAGCGCGCAGCCGACGGGCGAGGGCACCCAGCCCGCCGCCGATACGGCGGATGCCGCCGCGAAGGCGCAGGCGCGCGTTTCGGCCGTGGAACTGGAAGGCGAGCGTATGTTCGTCGCCGGGACGGCCAAGCCGAACGCACTGGTCCGCATTTATGCCGACGACAAGCTCGTCGGCGAGGCCAAGGCCGATGAAGCGGGCCGCTATGTCATCGATGGCAAGATCGTTCTCTCTGTCGGCCGCCATACGGTTCGCGCCGATGTCATGAATGCCGACGGCAGCAAGGTCGATTTCCGCGCCTCCGTTCCGTTCGACCGGCCGGAAGGCGAGCAGGTCGCAGTGGTCGCGCAGGAAAATGCCGCGACCGATGCCGGCCCGGGCCTCGGCCTCATCGGCGGCGGCACCTTCGACAAGCTGCGCACCGAGGCGGACAAGGCGCTTGCGCTCCTCAAGGGCCTTTACGCCGACGGCCGCGTGCCGAGTGCCGAGGAACTGGCGGCGGCCCGCTCCGCGACGGAGATCGCGCTGAAGTCGCTGGCCGAGTTCAAGCCCGGCGAGGAGGAAGGGGAGGCGGCCCGCCAGATGGCGGCCAAGGCCTCCGCCGCTGCCGCCTCCGCGTTGACCCGCCTTCATGCGTTGCCGCCGGATGCTGCCGCTGTCGGCGAGGCGCTCGGCTCGATCGAGACCGCCGTTGCCGATGCGCTCGCCCCGGCGATCGAGAAGGCCCATGACGCGGCCGGCAACGTGACGGCCGCCGCGGACAACTCCATCGAGGCGCTGGCCGGTCAGGCGACCGCCCTGCAGCAGCAGTTCGTCGCACTCTTCGCCGATGGCAGGAATGCCACGGCGGCGGAGATACAGACGGGCCGCACGGCGCTCGAAAGCGCGCTGATGCGCCTCACCGGCTTCGTGCCGCCGGCCGATACCGCCGCCGACGTCAAGGCCGCCATCGAGGAGCTGAAGGGCTGGGCCGCGACCGCGCTCGACCGCCTTGCCGCCGTGCCTGCCGGCGCGGGCAAGGAAGCCTACCAGCAGGCGCTCGTCGCGCTCGAGGGCATGCCCTCGCTGACCGCCGCGGCCAATGCCGTTGCAACCGCGACGCAGGGCGCCGCCGCCGCGACGGACGGCTCTGCTGCGACCAACGGTGCTACGGCAACCGATGGCGCGGCTGCAGGCGAGGGCGCTTCCACCGCTGCAGGCACCGAAAGCGGTGCGGCATCGGGCGGCCAGCCCGCGGCCTCCGCGGGCGGCGAGGCTGTCGCTGGGGAGCCGGAAACGGTCGAGCAGGCGCCGCTCAAGGAGAGCAAGACTTCGGTCATTATCCGCCGCGGCGATACGCTGTGGCAGATCTCCCGCCGCATCTACGGCAAGGGCGTGCGCTACACCACGATCTACCTCGCCAACGAGGACCAGATCGCCAACCCGGACCGCATCATCCCCGGCCAGGTCTTCGGCGTGCCGGACAAGACCATGGAGACCGACGCCGAGGCCGAGAAGATGCACCGCAAGCATATGCGCGGGAATTGA